In a single window of the Massilia oculi genome:
- a CDS encoding glycosyltransferase family 2 protein, protein MPARPTDRQRSAHAHELADFTSANCFVHKSVLERLDGFDERFSVQRGSDADLHFRLLEQNIRIVRAPQALVAHPVRPAPWGASLLQIRHAVFDALLYKKHPTLYRERIEAGPCWDHYAIVAALLLALPCWALGLRWLALAATLVWLALTVRLCLRRLKGTAHSASHVAEMAVTSILLPPLSVFWRLAGAVRYRVRFA, encoded by the coding sequence GTGCCGGCCCGTCCCACCGACCGCCAGCGCAGCGCGCATGCGCACGAACTCGCCGATTTCACCAGCGCCAACTGCTTCGTCCACAAGTCGGTGCTCGAACGCCTCGACGGCTTCGACGAACGCTTCAGCGTCCAGCGCGGCAGCGACGCCGACCTGCACTTCCGCCTGCTCGAACAGAACATCCGCATCGTGCGCGCGCCGCAGGCGCTGGTCGCACACCCGGTGCGTCCGGCGCCCTGGGGCGCGAGCCTGCTGCAGATCCGCCACGCCGTGTTCGACGCCCTGCTGTACAAGAAGCACCCGACGCTGTACCGCGAACGCATCGAGGCGGGTCCGTGCTGGGACCACTACGCCATCGTCGCCGCCCTGCTGCTGGCCCTGCCCTGCTGGGCGCTGGGCTTGCGCTGGCTGGCCCTGGCCGCCACCCTCGTCTGGCTGGCGCTCACGGTGCGCCTGTGCCTGCGCAGGCTGAAAGGCACCGCCCACAGCGCCTCGCACGTGGCCGAGATGGCGGTCACCTCGATCCTGCTGCCGCCACTGTCCGTGTTCTGGCGCCTGGCCGGCGCGGTGCGCTACCGCGTGCGCTTCGCCTGA
- a CDS encoding M14 family metallopeptidase, whose protein sequence is MPIKISTMFDSGSIDVVRADNAKQIDLNLRKDSHADIHQWFHFRLQGARGQAVTMRFLNAGQATYPKGFEGYQAVASYDTENWFRVPTSFDGQVMTIEHTPELDSVYYAYFEPYTWERHLRLLGEVAENPIARVHDIGSTVDGRDMNLVVIGNPQAEKKIWVIARQHPGESMAEWFVEGMMDALLDNANPVARKLLQRAVFYIVPNMNPDGSVRGNLRTNAAGANLNREWMNPSLERSPEVYCVKNKIEEVGIDMFFDIHGDEALPYNFVAGCEMLEDFTAERALEQSTFIDRYISCSPDFQKEYGYAASKYNDELLTLASKYVGHHYKCLSLTLEMPFKDNANLPDPHVGWNGARSAGLGAAMLQPILQALG, encoded by the coding sequence ATGCCCATCAAGATCAGCACGATGTTCGACTCCGGTTCGATCGACGTCGTCCGCGCCGACAACGCCAAACAGATCGACCTGAACCTGCGCAAGGATTCGCACGCCGACATCCACCAGTGGTTCCACTTCCGCCTGCAGGGCGCGCGCGGCCAGGCTGTCACGATGCGCTTCCTGAACGCCGGCCAGGCCACCTATCCGAAGGGCTTCGAGGGCTACCAGGCGGTGGCCAGCTACGATACCGAGAACTGGTTCCGCGTCCCCACCAGCTTCGACGGCCAGGTGATGACCATCGAGCACACCCCGGAACTGGACAGCGTCTACTACGCCTATTTCGAACCCTACACCTGGGAGCGCCACCTGCGCCTGCTGGGCGAAGTGGCCGAGAACCCGATCGCGCGCGTGCACGACATCGGCAGCACGGTCGACGGCCGCGACATGAACCTGGTGGTGATCGGCAATCCGCAGGCCGAGAAAAAAATCTGGGTCATCGCGCGCCAGCACCCGGGCGAATCGATGGCCGAGTGGTTCGTCGAAGGCATGATGGATGCGCTGCTCGACAACGCCAATCCGGTCGCGCGCAAGCTCCTGCAGCGCGCCGTGTTCTACATCGTGCCGAACATGAACCCGGACGGCTCGGTGCGCGGCAACCTGCGCACCAATGCCGCCGGCGCCAACCTCAACCGCGAGTGGATGAACCCGTCGCTCGAGCGCAGCCCGGAAGTCTATTGCGTCAAGAACAAGATCGAAGAAGTCGGCATCGACATGTTCTTCGACATCCACGGCGACGAGGCGCTCCCCTACAACTTCGTGGCCGGCTGCGAGATGCTCGAAGACTTCACCGCCGAGCGCGCGCTGGAGCAGAGCACCTTCATCGACCGCTATATCTCGTGCAGCCCGGATTTCCAGAAGGAATACGGCTACGCCGCCAGCAAGTACAACGACGAGCTCCTGACGCTGGCCTCGAAGTACGTCGGCCACCACTACAAATGCCTGTCGCTGACGCTCGAGATGCCGTTCAAGGACAACGCCAACCTGCCCGACCCGCACGTGGGCTGGAATGGCGCGCGCAGCGCCGGGCTGGGCGCGGCGATGCTGCAGCCGATCCTGCAGGCGCTGGGCTGA
- a CDS encoding transporter, with translation MAQMAAPGFSYGSDDSGLVWGFLFRRDATATPIGVHEALAWMRDPQPEQFIWLHFNLSNTASERWLRSHAMLADEFYETLHQGSRSTRLELADNALIAVVNDVLHGFSLDSAEISTLWVHVTPQVAISARRKPLASIERLRQDVRQGTLLRSSSELLIHLLRDQADVLVNIVREAVARVDTIEDRLLAGRLTRQREDLGSLRRVLVRLQRLLAPEPAALFRLLQRPPGWVDGDDRQDLRQATEEFTVVLSDLAALQERIKLLQEEIAARVNEDNARSLYLLTIVTVMALPINLIAGLLGMNVGGIPLADERHGFWIALGLVAAFTTVAGWLLLRLQRQR, from the coding sequence ATGGCGCAGATGGCGGCTCCCGGCTTCAGTTATGGCTCCGACGATTCGGGCCTGGTATGGGGATTCCTGTTCCGGCGCGATGCGACCGCGACGCCGATCGGCGTGCACGAGGCCCTGGCCTGGATGCGCGACCCGCAACCGGAACAGTTCATCTGGCTGCACTTCAACCTGTCGAACACCGCCAGCGAGCGCTGGCTGCGCAGCCACGCCATGCTGGCGGACGAGTTCTACGAGACGCTGCACCAGGGTTCGCGCTCGACCCGCCTCGAGCTGGCCGACAACGCCCTGATCGCCGTCGTCAACGACGTGCTGCACGGCTTCTCGCTCGACAGCGCCGAGATCTCGACCTTGTGGGTCCACGTTACCCCGCAGGTCGCGATCAGCGCGCGCCGGAAGCCCCTGGCCTCGATCGAGCGCCTGCGCCAGGACGTGCGCCAGGGCACCCTGCTGCGCTCGTCGAGCGAACTCCTGATCCACCTGCTGCGCGACCAGGCCGACGTGCTGGTGAACATCGTGCGCGAGGCGGTGGCGCGGGTCGATACCATCGAAGACCGGCTGCTGGCCGGCCGCCTGACGCGCCAGCGCGAAGATCTCGGCTCGCTGCGCCGGGTACTGGTGCGCCTGCAGCGCCTGCTGGCGCCGGAGCCGGCCGCCCTGTTCCGCCTGCTGCAGCGCCCACCAGGCTGGGTCGATGGCGACGACCGCCAGGACCTGCGCCAGGCGACCGAGGAATTCACCGTGGTGCTGAGCGACCTGGCGGCGCTGCAGGAACGCATCAAGCTGCTGCAGGAAGAGATCGCCGCCCGCGTCAACGAGGACAATGCCCGCAGCCTCTACCTGCTGACGATCGTGACCGTGATGGCGCTGCCGATCAACCTGATCGCCGGCCTGCTCGGCATGAACGTGGGGGGCATCCCGCTGGCCGACGAGCGCCACGGCTTCTGGATCGCGCTGGGGCTGGTCGCGGCCTTCACCACGGTGGCCGGCTGGCTGCTGTTGCGGCTGCAGCGCCAGCGCTGA
- a CDS encoding KGG domain-containing protein: protein MASSNQGNKQSGSQGNSQSTASGTRNRGFASMDPARQREIASQGGKAAHAKGTAHEFTSEEARRAGSLSHGNRQSASAGASTASRTSSKGGNRQSAQGGNRSGGSKE, encoded by the coding sequence ATGGCCTCAAGCAACCAAGGTAACAAGCAATCTGGCAGCCAGGGCAACAGCCAGAGCACCGCCAGCGGCACCCGCAACCGCGGCTTCGCCTCGATGGATCCGGCGCGCCAGCGCGAAATCGCCAGCCAGGGCGGCAAGGCCGCCCATGCCAAGGGCACCGCCCACGAATTCACGTCGGAAGAAGCACGCCGCGCCGGCAGCTTGAGCCACGGTAACCGCCAGTCCGCCAGCGCCGGCGCAAGCACGGCATCGCGTACTTCGAGCAAGGGCGGCAACCGCCAGAGCGCCCAGGGCGGCAACCGCAGTGGCGGCTCCAAGGAATAA
- the cadR gene encoding Cd(II)/Pb(II)-responsive transcriptional regulator, with protein MLMRIGELAKLTGCQSETVRFYEQKGLLPPPVRSQANYRMYDASHAERLHFIRRCRSLGMSLGEVETLLGYQDQPERSCSGVNALVDHQLSEIDRQILELKALRTELSTLRARCDSTRPAGQCAILRELTEHA; from the coding sequence ATGCTGATGCGCATTGGTGAACTGGCGAAACTGACGGGCTGCCAGTCCGAGACGGTCCGTTTCTACGAGCAAAAGGGATTGCTGCCGCCGCCGGTCAGGTCGCAGGCGAATTACCGGATGTACGATGCCAGCCACGCCGAGCGGCTGCATTTCATCCGCCGCTGCCGGTCATTGGGCATGTCGCTGGGCGAAGTGGAAACCCTGCTCGGCTACCAGGACCAGCCGGAGCGGTCCTGCAGCGGCGTCAACGCGCTGGTCGACCACCAGCTGTCCGAGATCGACCGCCAGATCCTCGAACTGAAGGCGCTGCGCACCGAACTGTCGACCCTGCGTGCGCGCTGCGATTCGACGCGGCCCGCCGGCCAGTGCGCCATCCTGCGCGAGCTGACCGAACACGCCTGA
- a CDS encoding cation transporter yields the protein MSACCSGSCSSSTPPPDGRYRKVLWAALLINFAMFGVELASSLAAGSVSLLADSVDFLGDAANYGVSLFVLGMAVVWRSRAAYAKGVVMGVFGVLVLARALWLGLDGHLPHAQTMGAVSLLALAANGAVAAMLYAFRNGDANMRSVWLCTRNDMIGNLAVMLAALGVFGTRAGWPDIAVASIMACLGLSAAREVIRQARGELREQALAASSPVSAPVPAPVRSPIVEIRRG from the coding sequence ATGTCTGCTTGCTGTTCCGGATCCTGCAGTTCGTCCACGCCGCCGCCCGACGGGCGCTACCGCAAAGTGCTGTGGGCGGCGCTGCTCATCAATTTCGCCATGTTCGGCGTGGAGCTGGCCAGCAGCCTGGCCGCCGGCTCGGTGTCGCTGCTGGCCGACTCGGTCGACTTTCTTGGTGACGCGGCCAATTACGGGGTGTCGCTGTTCGTGCTGGGCATGGCCGTGGTGTGGCGTTCGCGCGCGGCCTATGCGAAGGGCGTCGTGATGGGCGTCTTCGGCGTGCTGGTGCTGGCGCGGGCGCTGTGGCTCGGCCTCGACGGCCACCTGCCGCATGCCCAGACCATGGGCGCCGTCAGCCTGCTGGCGCTGGCCGCGAACGGCGCGGTCGCGGCCATGCTGTATGCGTTTCGCAACGGCGACGCCAATATGCGCTCGGTGTGGCTGTGCACGCGCAATGACATGATCGGCAACCTGGCCGTGATGCTGGCGGCGCTGGGCGTGTTCGGCACCCGCGCCGGATGGCCGGATATCGCGGTGGCGAGCATCATGGCTTGCCTCGGCCTGTCGGCGGCGCGCGAAGTGATACGGCAGGCGCGCGGCGAACTGCGTGAGCAGGCGTTGGCGGCAAGCTCGCCGGTGTCGGCCCCGGTGCCTGCGCCGGTGCGTTCGCCGATCGTCGAAATCCGGCGGGGCTGA
- a CDS encoding D-glycero-alpha-D-manno-heptose-1,7-bisphosphate 7-phosphatase has product MKAIFLDQEGTLVDDIPFNAEPRRIHLVSGAGAALRMLAELDYRLFVVCNQSGIAHGCFTEAAMRPVFDRLNDLLFREQLVLAGYYYCPHHPLGTVGDYAVACACRKPSPGMLLRAAREHAIDLRASWMIGDILHDVEAGNRAGCRTLLIDNGSETEWRLGPRRLPTRIAPDLYSAALLIAEHGEREDVRPQAGARSLE; this is encoded by the coding sequence ATGAAAGCCATCTTCCTCGACCAGGAAGGCACACTGGTCGACGACATACCATTCAATGCCGAGCCGCGCCGCATCCACCTGGTGAGCGGGGCCGGCGCGGCGCTGCGCATGCTTGCCGAGCTCGACTACCGCCTGTTCGTGGTCTGCAACCAGTCAGGCATTGCGCACGGCTGTTTCACCGAAGCGGCGATGCGCCCCGTTTTCGACCGCCTGAACGACTTGCTGTTTCGCGAGCAGCTCGTCCTCGCAGGCTATTACTATTGCCCCCATCATCCGCTCGGCACCGTCGGCGACTATGCCGTCGCCTGCGCCTGCCGCAAGCCCTCGCCCGGCATGCTGCTGCGCGCGGCGCGCGAGCATGCCATCGACCTGCGCGCATCCTGGATGATCGGCGACATCCTGCACGACGTCGAGGCCGGCAACCGCGCCGGCTGCCGCACCCTGCTGATCGACAACGGCAGCGAGACCGAATGGCGCCTGGGTCCACGCCGCCTGCCCACGCGCATCGCGCCGGACCTGTACAGCGCGGCCCTGCTGATCGCCGAGCATGGCGAGCGCGAGGACGTACGGCCGCAGGCGGGTGCACGTTCCTTGGAATAA